Proteins from a single region of Candidatus Binatia bacterium:
- a CDS encoding serine hydrolase domain-containing protein yields MKRSKLVFFALILSLSSTGAAVTAAPTGLDPNVQKAIAAAVSKELAAYGGVQPVPGVVVGVWLPGKGEFTKGFGYSNLATHSQMAVEDHFRIGSNTKTFVATVLLQLVDEKKLSLDDTIGQFKLGLSVPNEKQITLRQLAEMRSGIIDVYAVPGVQRQSEAWWARQTPRQWVEIAGKQPPLFPPGAKYNYSNTNWFLLGLIIEKVTHDGIQDEIHKRILAPLALNQTSFPTTNWGMPAPYAHGYSLSDKGQWTDESAVLAPSVSWAAGVMISDMADMKKWVKAYVTGTTNSAASQRARLACLPTGEGNLAFGLGIGCSAGWYGYTGGITGYNTAAYYMPATGTTIIAFVNSQREKPFPGVPNAIFRDIAKIVTPNNVPFVK; encoded by the coding sequence ATGAAACGATCCAAACTTGTCTTCTTTGCGCTGATCCTTTCGCTGTCGTCGACGGGAGCCGCCGTCACCGCAGCGCCCACCGGGCTCGACCCTAACGTTCAAAAGGCGATCGCCGCTGCCGTCAGCAAGGAGCTTGCGGCTTACGGCGGAGTGCAGCCGGTACCGGGCGTGGTCGTCGGGGTATGGCTGCCCGGGAAGGGCGAGTTCACCAAAGGTTTCGGTTATTCGAACCTCGCGACGCATTCACAAATGGCCGTCGAAGATCACTTCCGTATCGGTAGCAATACGAAGACATTCGTGGCGACTGTCCTGCTTCAACTCGTCGACGAGAAGAAGTTGAGCCTCGACGATACGATCGGCCAATTCAAGCTCGGGCTCTCCGTGCCAAACGAAAAGCAAATCACGCTGCGTCAGCTAGCCGAGATGCGCAGTGGGATCATCGACGTGTATGCCGTTCCGGGCGTCCAGAGGCAAAGTGAGGCGTGGTGGGCGCGCCAGACGCCTCGGCAGTGGGTGGAGATCGCCGGAAAGCAGCCGCCTCTGTTCCCTCCGGGAGCGAAGTACAATTACAGCAATACTAACTGGTTCTTGCTCGGGCTCATCATCGAGAAAGTGACCCACGACGGGATTCAAGATGAAATCCATAAGCGGATTCTCGCGCCGCTGGCCCTTAACCAGACTTCGTTTCCAACGACAAATTGGGGCATGCCGGCGCCCTACGCGCACGGTTATTCGTTGAGCGATAAGGGCCAGTGGACCGACGAGTCGGCGGTTCTCGCGCCCTCGGTTTCTTGGGCGGCCGGGGTAATGATTTCTGATATGGCCGATATGAAGAAGTGGGTCAAAGCCTACGTCACCGGCACCACGAACAGCGCCGCGTCGCAAAGGGCGCGGCTAGCGTGTCTGCCGACCGGCGAAGGGAACCTCGCTTTTGGGCTCGGCATCGGATGTTCGGCCGGTTGGTACGGCTACACGGGCGGCATCACCGGCTACAATACCGCAGCGTACTACATGCCCGCAACCGGCACAACGATCATCGCGTTCGTTAACAGCCAACGTGAGAAGCCTTTCCCGGGAGTGCCGAACGCCATATTCCGCGACATTGCTAAGATCGTCACGCCCAACAATGTTCCATTCGTAAAATAG
- a CDS encoding enoyl-CoA hydratase/isomerase family protein, whose amino-acid sequence MVRFDTYKDSFPHAKLTRSSNGVLEIVLHTNGDTLVFNGHTHTEFVELFHQIGEDADNRVVILTGAGRAFIDNIDPEGFDFFTPRGFDKIYREGKKILSNIVGVSAPLIAALNGPATVHSEYALLADVVLATPDTIFQDKPHLNFGIVPGDGVHSLWQEVIGPIRGRTFVLTQQIIGADEAKTLGVVSEIVPRDKLMARAREIAEQLAKLPPLTTSYARVVLTQKLRRILDESVGYGLALEGISAADVARMNA is encoded by the coding sequence TTGGTTCGCTTTGACACGTATAAGGATTCGTTTCCTCACGCAAAACTCACACGCTCGTCGAACGGCGTACTCGAGATCGTTTTGCACACCAACGGAGATACGCTCGTCTTTAACGGGCACACGCACACGGAGTTCGTCGAACTCTTCCACCAAATCGGTGAGGATGCCGACAATCGCGTCGTTATCCTCACCGGCGCCGGTCGAGCCTTCATCGATAATATTGACCCGGAAGGGTTCGACTTTTTTACGCCTCGTGGCTTCGACAAGATCTATCGCGAAGGAAAGAAAATTCTCTCGAACATCGTCGGCGTCTCGGCACCGCTGATTGCTGCGCTCAACGGACCTGCGACCGTCCATTCGGAATACGCGCTGCTCGCCGACGTCGTCCTCGCAACGCCCGACACCATCTTCCAAGATAAACCGCATCTAAATTTCGGCATCGTGCCAGGGGACGGTGTCCATTCGCTGTGGCAGGAGGTCATTGGGCCGATTCGCGGCCGGACGTTTGTGCTAACCCAGCAGATCATCGGCGCCGACGAGGCCAAGACGCTTGGTGTGGTTAGTGAAATCGTTCCACGCGACAAGCTCATGGCTCGCGCTCGCGAGATCGCGGAGCAACTGGCGAAACTCCCGCCACTCACGACCAGCTATGCTCGCGTCGTGCTCACTCAAAAACTCCGCCGCATCCTCGATGAAAGCGTAGGGTACGGCCTCGCGCTCGAGGGCATCTCCGCGGCCGACGTCGCTCGGATGAACGCGTGA
- a CDS encoding choice-of-anchor tandem repeat GloVer-containing protein, with translation MKGPTIGNYMPSVCAGIAMFALAGCSVRPVSSSGFAPQSVAHFLPYPGSVFSLGGGGEKILVNLTGTAGKDPGANPESRLEVAEKGDTLYGTTTAGGKKNGGTIFSVSVSGIEHYWTPALHTSIFGSSFYGSTFPLSPTTPRSLITTAESGGKGGEGTVIALVYANGGYTGHVIHSFVGSDGANSYSGVTSPVTGILVGFTLTGGGHDDGTAFELASQGKFYRFTSIFNFNGTDGKYPRGEPVSDAAGNVFGPTIAGGTHGLGTVFELQRNFDRVARPSNSKFTEKVIHNFAGGRKDGAGPYAGLIMDKSGNLYGTTINGGSFNLGVAFELKRSGAHYVESVLHSFGGGSDGAQPYGSLLFGTSGALYGTTEGGGADGLGTAYKLVPSGGKYAETILHSFAGGPNDGGSPEAGLVSVNGVLYGTTYGGGTSNDGTIFSLKP, from the coding sequence ATGAAGGGTCCTACGATCGGCAACTACATGCCGAGCGTTTGCGCTGGCATTGCGATGTTTGCACTGGCGGGCTGCAGCGTTCGTCCCGTTTCCTCGTCAGGCTTCGCGCCGCAAAGCGTAGCGCACTTCTTACCGTATCCGGGCTCTGTTTTTTCACTCGGTGGCGGCGGCGAGAAGATTCTTGTCAACCTTACCGGCACGGCCGGCAAAGATCCCGGAGCGAATCCGGAGTCGCGGCTGGAAGTTGCAGAAAAGGGTGACACTCTCTACGGCACCACGACTGCAGGGGGAAAGAAGAACGGAGGCACGATCTTTTCCGTCAGCGTAAGCGGCATCGAGCATTATTGGACTCCTGCATTACACACATCAATCTTCGGCTCGTCGTTCTACGGTTCGACGTTTCCGCTCTCGCCGACGACGCCCCGGAGCCTGATTACGACAGCTGAGTCGGGCGGAAAGGGCGGCGAAGGCACGGTGATCGCGCTTGTCTACGCCAACGGAGGGTATACCGGCCACGTGATTCACAGCTTCGTCGGATCCGACGGTGCGAACTCGTACTCCGGGGTCACCTCGCCGGTCACCGGCATCCTTGTCGGATTCACGCTCACCGGTGGCGGCCACGACGACGGAACGGCTTTCGAGCTGGCCTCACAAGGAAAATTCTATAGGTTTACGAGCATTTTCAACTTCAATGGGACCGACGGCAAGTATCCGCGAGGCGAGCCAGTCAGCGATGCTGCGGGCAATGTCTTCGGGCCTACGATCGCCGGCGGCACCCACGGCTTGGGGACCGTTTTCGAATTGCAACGCAATTTTGATCGCGTCGCACGGCCTTCAAACTCCAAGTTCACCGAAAAGGTCATCCACAATTTTGCGGGCGGTAGGAAGGATGGCGCCGGTCCGTATGCCGGCCTTATCATGGACAAGAGTGGCAACCTTTACGGAACGACAATCAACGGCGGGAGTTTCAACCTCGGCGTCGCTTTCGAGTTAAAACGCTCCGGTGCGCATTACGTCGAGAGCGTCCTGCACAGTTTCGGCGGCGGCAGCGACGGTGCGCAACCGTACGGGAGCCTCCTATTCGGCACGAGCGGCGCGCTCTACGGCACGACCGAAGGCGGCGGCGCCGACGGTCTCGGAACGGCGTATAAACTCGTACCCTCCGGCGGCAAGTACGCCGAGACGATTCTGCACAGCTTCGCGGGTGGCCCGAACGACGGCGGCAGCCCGGAAGCCGGATTGGTCAGCGTTAACGGAGTGCTCTACGGGACGACCTACGGCGGCGGCACTTCCAACGATGGCACGATCTTCTCGCTGAAACCGTAG
- a CDS encoding DEAD/DEAH box helicase: protein MRPPLQAALLDLGFSEPTPIQALAIPPALEGRDVLGSAETGSGKTAAFGLPILQRLINRPRGKTRALVLAPTRELADQIAKHLMSLAKHTNVTVAAIYGGVGFRPQLNAIKRGADILVATPGRLLDHLTQKTARLDDIEMLVLDEADRMLDMGFLPDVRRIITQMPTKRQTFFFSATLPPQISGLVREILRNPARVELAAKIAPVKTLSQTLYAVPQEKKTDLLVELLKSNSIYSAIAFTRTKARANRLAAALQKHRVPVNLIHGDRSQSQRTRALENFKQGHYRVLVATDVAARGIDISALGHVINYDVPLVAADYFHRVGRTARAKASGDAITFVSSDEEPLIKQIEHTLGKRLERGKNPLFPEASTEPPKPRVVYRSRPRRR from the coding sequence TTGCGGCCGCCATTGCAGGCTGCCCTGCTCGACCTCGGTTTCTCCGAGCCCACTCCAATCCAAGCCCTCGCGATTCCGCCGGCCCTCGAAGGCCGGGACGTCCTCGGTAGCGCCGAGACCGGCAGCGGCAAGACGGCTGCCTTTGGCCTCCCTATACTGCAACGTCTCATCAATCGGCCACGCGGGAAGACGCGCGCATTAGTGCTCGCTCCAACCCGCGAACTCGCCGATCAAATCGCCAAGCATCTCATGTCGCTCGCTAAACATACGAACGTTACGGTTGCGGCGATCTATGGCGGCGTCGGCTTTCGACCGCAGCTCAACGCGATCAAGCGCGGCGCGGACATTCTGGTCGCGACGCCAGGGCGGCTCCTCGACCACCTAACGCAAAAAACTGCGCGGCTCGACGATATCGAGATGCTTGTGCTTGACGAAGCCGACCGCATGCTCGACATGGGATTTCTCCCTGACGTTCGACGCATTATTACCCAGATGCCGACGAAGCGTCAAACGTTCTTCTTCTCAGCGACGCTGCCGCCGCAAATTTCCGGCCTCGTGCGCGAGATTCTCCGCAATCCGGCGCGGGTAGAGCTGGCCGCTAAGATCGCTCCGGTTAAGACGCTCAGCCAAACACTCTACGCCGTGCCCCAAGAGAAGAAAACCGATCTCCTTGTGGAGCTGCTCAAAAGCAACAGCATCTACTCGGCAATCGCCTTCACGCGAACCAAGGCTCGCGCCAACCGGCTCGCCGCCGCACTCCAAAAGCATCGCGTTCCCGTCAACCTGATTCATGGCGATCGCTCGCAATCGCAACGGACGCGCGCGCTCGAGAATTTTAAGCAGGGTCACTATCGCGTGCTCGTCGCAACCGACGTTGCGGCTCGTGGCATCGACATCTCGGCTCTCGGGCACGTCATCAACTACGACGTTCCACTGGTTGCCGCCGACTACTTTCACCGAGTCGGGCGAACCGCGCGCGCTAAAGCTTCGGGCGATGCGATCACCTTCGTCTCGTCCGACGAAGAGCCGCTGATCAAACAAATCGAACACACACTCGGGAAACGCCTAGAACGCGGCAAGAATCCGCTCTTCCCCGAAGCCAGCACGGAACCGCCCAAGCCGCGCGTCGTCTACCGCTCCCGCCCGCGCCGCCGCTGA
- a CDS encoding DUF4166 domain-containing protein has product MRSSAPVETDAVSHRRPILQLHERLLGTAFARLPPALRRFLAQPGGTAEFALKVTHEPGFLRKALAIALRLPAPASRARGTLVVTVRGESEIWARTFPSTTMRTALWIERGRLVEEAWPLQFVFAIDADDRGLRFSQTACRLLGQTLPRALAPSVEAVVCGDDRGWNVLISIAAPMLGRIATYGGPVKPRP; this is encoded by the coding sequence GTGCGGTCGAGCGCGCCCGTTGAGACAGACGCGGTTAGCCATCGTCGCCCTATTTTGCAGCTTCACGAGCGCCTCCTCGGCACCGCTTTCGCACGTCTGCCGCCCGCGCTGCGACGATTTCTCGCCCAGCCGGGCGGTACAGCAGAGTTTGCCCTGAAAGTAACGCATGAACCGGGGTTTCTGCGGAAAGCGCTCGCGATAGCGCTCCGCTTGCCGGCGCCTGCGTCGCGAGCACGGGGCACACTAGTGGTGACGGTACGCGGTGAGAGCGAGATCTGGGCGCGAACATTTCCCAGCACGACGATGCGTACCGCCCTGTGGATCGAGCGAGGAAGACTCGTCGAAGAGGCGTGGCCCTTACAATTCGTCTTCGCCATCGACGCCGACGATCGCGGGTTGCGGTTCTCGCAGACCGCCTGCCGTCTGCTCGGCCAAACGCTGCCGCGAGCACTCGCGCCGAGCGTTGAAGCCGTGGTTTGCGGCGACGATCGCGGCTGGAACGTGCTGATCTCCATCGCGGCCCCGATGTTGGGACGCATCGCTACGTACGGCGGCCCCGTGAAACCGCGGCCATGA
- a CDS encoding stalk domain-containing protein, with protein sequence MFHRPSLTIRRFLVCVACAFGIIASATLGVRTVAAGVTVVVDGRPLYLKPGPIERAGRVFVPLRGIFERLGASVVYQNRQINSTKGSTSVSLRIGSRQATVNGQPQIVDVAPFIVGATTYVPLRFIAQSLGAVVNYNGATRLVAITVPRSQLPPPPPVPNPPPVSVVTLRARQPAPDTLTGNRFTPIAAQFSHEVDVDSVRVRLDGNDITSRSGVSPVGFSYKPPAPLDFGTHTVRVAGLDRAGLRFAQSWSFTTTRPAPPNESPVQLRGQEPSPGATVNNRFAVIAADFTPQADAVSVRVRLDGNDITSRSRVSPVGLSYKPPAPLEFGTHTVRVTGRGRGGSAFDRSWSFTVAPSPENPVQLRNQRPSPDTTVENRFAEIAANFAPDAEPASVRIRLDGYDITSRSGVTGGGFSYRPPAPLDFGTHTVNVTGRGRAGLSFDRSWSFTVRRTAPTPISLTISLPEENELVGRTFDVAGTTAENARVRVTAGAPQTGTGQFSGTTTAGARGNFRISVTLSPALLGQQTVTVKITATDQSSSQTAEKTLRLRLKHAAPTPPPFVTPMPMPTPAPIRTPRLVPTVAPTPMPTPAPIRTPRIIPTVAPTPVPTVAPTRPPRVVPTVAPTPAPTLAPTRPRRVAPTASPSATPSGSQQPRLR encoded by the coding sequence GTGTTTCACAGGCCTTCGCTTACGATTCGCCGGTTTTTGGTGTGCGTCGCGTGCGCCTTCGGCATCATCGCCTCCGCTACGCTGGGGGTGCGCACGGTTGCGGCCGGCGTTACCGTCGTCGTGGACGGGCGCCCCCTGTACTTGAAGCCCGGCCCCATCGAACGCGCCGGACGCGTCTTCGTTCCACTACGGGGCATCTTCGAGCGACTCGGCGCCAGCGTCGTGTACCAGAATCGTCAGATCAACTCTACGAAGGGCAGCACGAGCGTCTCGCTGCGCATCGGCTCGAGGCAGGCGACAGTGAATGGACAACCGCAGATCGTCGATGTGGCGCCGTTCATCGTCGGGGCCACGACATACGTGCCGCTGCGGTTCATCGCACAGTCGCTAGGCGCGGTGGTCAACTACAACGGAGCCACGCGGCTCGTCGCGATCACCGTGCCCAGGTCCCAGCTGCCCCCGCCACCCCCTGTGCCGAATCCTCCGCCCGTCAGCGTCGTTACCCTGAGAGCACGGCAACCGGCGCCAGACACGCTGACCGGCAACCGCTTCACGCCGATCGCGGCGCAGTTCTCGCACGAGGTCGACGTAGACAGCGTTCGCGTACGGCTGGACGGCAACGACATCACCTCGCGCAGCGGCGTCTCGCCGGTCGGTTTTTCCTACAAGCCTCCGGCACCACTCGACTTCGGAACGCATACCGTGCGCGTCGCCGGCCTCGACCGCGCCGGGTTGCGCTTTGCGCAGTCGTGGTCGTTCACGACGACGCGGCCGGCGCCACCGAACGAGAGTCCGGTGCAGTTGCGCGGCCAGGAGCCCTCGCCAGGCGCGACGGTGAACAATCGCTTCGCGGTGATCGCGGCGGACTTCACGCCTCAGGCCGATGCCGTCAGCGTGCGTGTCCGGCTGGACGGAAACGACATTACCTCGCGTAGCCGCGTTTCGCCGGTCGGTCTTTCCTATAAGCCGCCGGCACCACTCGAGTTCGGGACGCATACCGTACGCGTGACCGGACGCGGACGAGGCGGGTCGGCATTCGATCGCTCGTGGTCGTTCACAGTCGCGCCATCGCCCGAGAATCCGGTGCAGTTGCGCAACCAGCGGCCCTCGCCGGACACCACCGTCGAGAATCGCTTCGCGGAGATCGCGGCAAACTTCGCGCCGGACGCCGAGCCCGCCAGCGTGCGCATCCGGCTCGACGGATATGACATCACCTCGCGTAGCGGCGTGACGGGGGGCGGTTTTTCCTACCGGCCACCGGCGCCGCTCGATTTCGGAACGCACACCGTAAACGTAACCGGCCGCGGGCGAGCCGGCTTGTCGTTCGATCGCTCATGGTCGTTCACGGTACGCCGTACCGCGCCGACCCCGATTTCCCTCACCATCAGTTTGCCAGAAGAGAACGAACTCGTCGGACGCACCTTCGACGTCGCGGGAACCACCGCAGAGAACGCTAGAGTTCGGGTCACCGCCGGGGCTCCGCAAACGGGCACGGGTCAGTTCAGCGGCACTACGACGGCGGGCGCGCGCGGTAACTTCAGGATCTCGGTAACCCTTAGTCCGGCACTTCTTGGCCAGCAAACGGTGACGGTAAAGATCACTGCGACCGATCAGTCGTCTTCGCAGACTGCAGAGAAAACGCTGCGCCTTCGTTTGAAGCATGCAGCTCCCACCCCGCCGCCGTTCGTCACTCCGATGCCCATGCCGACGCCCGCTCCGATCCGAACGCCGAGGCTTGTCCCGACCGTCGCTCCGACACCCATGCCGACGCCCGCTCCGATCCGCACACCGAGGATCATCCCGACCGTTGCTCCTACCCCGGTGCCAACCGTCGCTCCGACCCGGCCTCCGAGAGTTGTCCCTACCGTCGCTCCGACCCCGGCGCCAACCCTCGCTCCGACCCGTCCACGCAGAGTCGCTCCGACCGCTTCTCCGTCGGCGACGCCGAGTGGGTCCCAGCAGCCGCGGTTGCGTTAG
- a CDS encoding short chain dehydrogenase → MKILIVGASGTMGKAVVDELKQRHEIITASRTSGDHKVDLTDLQSIRTLFEQVGNVDAVASTAGNVHFGPLLEMTPEQHQVGLSDKLMGQVYLALEAARHLNPGGSVTLVAGTLSRDPIRFGASASLVNSALEGFVRAAAIEFPPGTRINVVSPTVLRESMDAYGAYFPGTEGVPTKRVALAFSKSIEGAQTGQVYSVE, encoded by the coding sequence ATGAAGATTCTAATCGTCGGTGCGAGCGGCACCATGGGAAAAGCAGTCGTTGACGAGTTGAAGCAGCGTCACGAAATCATCACCGCATCGCGAACCAGCGGGGACCATAAGGTCGACCTCACCGACCTCCAGAGCATCCGCACGCTGTTTGAGCAGGTCGGCAATGTGGACGCGGTCGCAAGCACGGCCGGCAACGTCCATTTCGGGCCGCTACTCGAAATGACGCCCGAGCAACACCAGGTTGGACTCTCAGACAAGTTGATGGGCCAGGTGTACCTCGCATTGGAAGCGGCGAGACACTTGAACCCCGGGGGGTCCGTCACGCTCGTTGCGGGCACGCTGAGCAGGGATCCGATTCGTTTCGGTGCGAGCGCATCGCTGGTCAATAGCGCTCTCGAAGGTTTCGTCCGCGCCGCGGCGATCGAGTTCCCGCCGGGAACGCGAATCAACGTCGTCAGTCCGACCGTTCTCCGGGAGTCGATGGACGCATACGGTGCGTACTTCCCGGGAACCGAAGGCGTGCCCACCAAGCGCGTTGCTCTCGCTTTCAGCAAGAGCATCGAGGGCGCGCAGACCGGGCAGGTCTACTCCGTGGAGTAG
- a CDS encoding nuclear transport factor 2 family protein, with the protein MTKTPDFAAAFDEHLRDEFELHDAAATMTTMSDNPHLYHLPTMAGGNGRDEIFRFYRDHFVTKWPKDTSTTHISRTIGEDQLVDELVMHFTHDTPIDALLPGIAPTGKPVALPVVVVVKFQNGKVAHEHIYWDQACLLVQIGLLDRSDLPVTGAEQAQNLLDGRYATNELLERL; encoded by the coding sequence ATGACCAAGACGCCCGATTTTGCAGCCGCGTTCGACGAGCACCTACGCGATGAGTTCGAGTTACACGACGCCGCGGCCACGATGACGACGATGAGCGATAACCCTCACCTCTACCACTTGCCTACAATGGCCGGCGGTAATGGCAGGGACGAAATATTCAGGTTCTATAGAGACCACTTCGTGACGAAGTGGCCTAAGGACACGAGCACGACACATATTTCGCGAACGATTGGTGAGGATCAACTCGTCGACGAGCTCGTCATGCATTTCACTCACGACACGCCAATCGATGCCCTATTGCCCGGCATCGCACCCACTGGGAAGCCGGTCGCGCTGCCGGTCGTTGTTGTCGTGAAGTTTCAAAACGGCAAAGTTGCGCACGAGCATATCTATTGGGATCAAGCCTGTTTGCTCGTACAGATAGGTCTGTTAGATCGATCGGATTTGCCGGTAACCGGCGCCGAACAGGCACAAAACCTGCTCGATGGACGCTACGCGACAAATGAGCTGCTCGAGCGTCTATGA
- a CDS encoding dodecin family protein — translation MSDMLKVIEVLAESNKSWEDAAQNAVTRAAETVKNIKSIYVQNFEAAVSKDQITKYRINARISFLLEKKSK, via the coding sequence ATGTCAGATATGCTCAAGGTCATTGAGGTACTCGCTGAGTCGAATAAGAGTTGGGAGGACGCCGCTCAAAATGCCGTCACGCGTGCGGCGGAGACGGTAAAGAATATCAAGTCGATCTACGTGCAGAATTTCGAGGCGGCCGTCTCGAAAGACCAGATCACCAAGTACCGCATCAACGCGAGGATCTCGTTCCTTCTGGAAAAGAAATCCAAATAG
- a CDS encoding alkaline phosphatase family protein, whose protein sequence is MVPRAFVIASLALFVAAGCGSHGAFSSIPPQQNVAGVRPATGHPVSKYIKHVIVIVQENRSFENFFAGFPGANAPMYGCASGSGDSGAVALRARSGTSSGCPPGDTQVPLHPITWRATDLRHDWSASIIGWNYGKMDGFWRMGKPGTDAAYAYVQPDLIKPYTDMANTYVLADEMFPTEFGGSFTAHLTLVAGTDNISNNPQRAEVDYPDAAPDDCDSPPGTASTYIDAARQKYPNRGPYPCFNQFNTMAQVLDKAKVGWKYYATRLVDAGMWEPFEAIKYVRNGPDWHRNIIVPQTKILTDPGSNQLASVSWVMPSLPDSDHPGGGKAGRGPSWVTSVVNAIGESPYWNTSAIIVLWDDWGGWYDNAKPPQLDFRGLGIRVPCLIISPYSRETSPSHPGYVSHTQYEFGSILRLIEEAYNLPYIGPRDKGYTDQRAASLDDSFDFTQPPRPFVRIKPTYPESLFLHEPPSNEPVDTE, encoded by the coding sequence ATGGTTCCTAGGGCCTTTGTCATCGCATCGCTAGCATTGTTCGTCGCGGCTGGGTGCGGGTCGCATGGCGCCTTCTCGAGCATTCCCCCGCAGCAGAACGTAGCGGGCGTACGTCCAGCCACGGGGCATCCCGTGAGCAAGTACATCAAGCACGTCATCGTGATCGTACAGGAGAACCGCAGCTTCGAGAACTTCTTCGCCGGATTCCCGGGCGCCAACGCTCCGATGTATGGCTGCGCGAGTGGTTCGGGCGACAGCGGCGCCGTGGCGTTACGGGCGCGCTCCGGAACCAGCTCGGGCTGTCCTCCCGGCGACACGCAGGTGCCGCTGCACCCGATCACCTGGAGGGCAACCGACCTAAGACACGACTGGTCCGCGTCCATAATCGGCTGGAACTACGGAAAAATGGATGGCTTCTGGCGGATGGGAAAGCCAGGCACCGATGCGGCCTATGCGTACGTGCAGCCAGATCTCATCAAGCCCTATACGGATATGGCGAACACCTACGTGCTCGCCGACGAGATGTTTCCGACCGAGTTCGGCGGGAGTTTCACGGCGCACTTGACGCTCGTTGCCGGCACCGACAATATCAGCAACAACCCGCAGCGCGCCGAGGTCGACTACCCCGACGCGGCACCGGACGACTGCGATTCGCCCCCCGGCACAGCAAGCACATACATCGACGCGGCGCGCCAGAAGTATCCCAACCGGGGCCCGTATCCGTGCTTCAACCAGTTCAACACGATGGCCCAGGTGCTGGACAAAGCCAAAGTTGGCTGGAAATACTATGCGACCCGGCTCGTGGATGCCGGGATGTGGGAACCATTCGAGGCGATCAAGTATGTGCGCAACGGTCCCGACTGGCATCGTAACATAATCGTTCCGCAAACGAAGATCCTCACCGATCCGGGAAGCAATCAACTGGCGTCGGTGAGCTGGGTTATGCCGAGTTTGCCCGATTCCGATCATCCCGGCGGCGGAAAGGCCGGCCGCGGACCATCTTGGGTTACAAGCGTCGTAAACGCGATCGGCGAAAGCCCTTACTGGAACACGTCCGCCATTATCGTTCTCTGGGACGACTGGGGCGGCTGGTACGACAACGCGAAACCGCCGCAACTCGATTTCCGCGGTCTCGGTATCCGCGTCCCATGCCTGATCATCTCACCGTACTCGCGCGAAACGTCGCCGAGCCACCCTGGCTACGTTTCGCACACCCAGTACGAGTTCGGCAGCATCTTGCGGCTCATCGAGGAAGCCTACAATCTCCCGTACATCGGACCGAGAGACAAAGGCTACACGGACCAGCGCGCCGCGTCCCTCGACGACAGCTTCGACTTCACGCAGCCGCCACGGCCGTTCGTCCGCATTAAGCCGACGTATCCGGAGTCGCTGTTTCTGCACGAGCCGCCGTCGAACGAACCAGTCGACACGGAATGA
- a CDS encoding CARDB domain-containing protein, whose product MIRTIALAVFGAVQLPGIAVAAACGGPTVTAVTVQSMNSTRYLNYYHVTATVTNRGDATQAGNVLQFIDVNQYGNRLDDRGVPPLAPGQSYTITYVWKRAVDAGKWTTPLDFRVRPVAPMAAGDCVASSSSITF is encoded by the coding sequence ATGATTCGCACGATCGCCCTAGCCGTGTTCGGCGCGGTGCAGCTTCCCGGGATTGCCGTCGCCGCAGCCTGCGGTGGGCCCACCGTCACCGCCGTTACGGTGCAGAGCATGAACTCGACGCGTTACCTCAACTACTATCACGTTACCGCGACGGTCACTAATCGCGGCGACGCGACTCAGGCCGGCAACGTCTTGCAGTTCATCGACGTCAACCAGTACGGAAACCGGCTCGACGACCGCGGAGTCCCGCCGTTGGCCCCGGGTCAGTCGTACACGATCACCTACGTTTGGAAGCGCGCCGTGGACGCCGGCAAGTGGACGACGCCGCTGGACTTTCGCGTTCGCCCAGTCGCGCCGATGGCGGCGGGAGACTGCGTAGCCTCGAGCTCCAGCATAACGTTCTAA